Proteins from a genomic interval of Coregonus clupeaformis isolate EN_2021a unplaced genomic scaffold, ASM2061545v1 scaf1194, whole genome shotgun sequence:
- the LOC123486402 gene encoding histone H2A, with protein sequence MSGRGKTGGKARAKAKTRSSRAGLQFPVGRVHRLLRKGNYAERVGAGAPVYLAAVLEYLTAEILELAGNAARDNKKTRIIPRHLQLAVRNDEELNKLLGGVTIAQGGVLPNIQAVLLPKKTEKAVKAK encoded by the coding sequence ATGAGCGGAAGAGGCAAAACCGGAGGCAAGGCCAGGGCGAAGGCAAAGACCCGTTCATCCCGTGCCGGGCTCCAGTTCCCCGTGGGCCGTGTGCACAGGCTGCTGCGCAAAGGCAACTACGCCGAGCGTGTGGGCGCTGGCGCACCAGTCTACCTGGCCGCCGTGCTCGAGTACCtgactgctgagatcctggagttggcCGGCAACGCTGCCCGTGACAACAAGAAGACTCGTATCATCCCCCGTCACCTGCAGCTGGCCGTCCGTAACGACGAGGAGCTGAACAAACTGCTCGGCGGTGTGACCATCGCTCAGGGTGGTGTGCTGCCCAACATCCAGGCAGTGCTACTCCCCAAGAAGACCGAGAAGGCAGTCAAAGCCAAGTAA
- the LOC123486404 gene encoding histone H4-like, protein MSGRGKGGKGLGKGGAKRHRKVLRDNIQGITKPAIRRLAAAARVKRISGLIYEETRGVLKVFLENVIRDAVTYTEHAKRKTVTAMDVVYALKRQGRTLYGFGG, encoded by the coding sequence ATGTCTGGAAGAGGCAAAGGCGGCAAGGGACTCGGAAAAGGAGGCGCCAAGCGTCACCGCAAAGTTCTCCGCGATAACATCCAGGGAATCACCAAACCCGCTATCCGCCGTCTGGCTGCCGCAGCGCGCGTGAAGCGTATTTCCGGTCTGATCTACGAGGAGACCCGCGGTGTCCTGAAGGTGTTCCTGGAGAACGTGATCCGTGACGCAGTCACCTACACCGAGCACGCCAAGAGGAAGACCGTTACCGCCATGGATGTGGTTTACGCTCTGAAACGTCAGGGACGCACCCTGTACGGTTTCGGCGGTTAA
- the LOC123486403 gene encoding histone H2B-like, which produces MPEPAKSAPKKGSKKAVTKTAGKGGKKRRKSRKESYAIYVYKVLKQVHPDTGISSKAMGIMNSFVNDIFERIAGESSRLAHYNKRSTITSREIQTAVPLLLPGELAKHAVSEGTKAVTKYTSSK; this is translated from the coding sequence ATGCCCGAGCCAGCAAAGTCAGCgcccaagaagggctccaagaaAGCCGTCACCAAGACCGCAGGGAAGGGCGGCAAGAAGCGCAGAAAGTCCAGGAAGGAGAGTTACGCCATCTACGTGTACAAGGTCCTGAAGCAGGTCCACCCCGACACCGGCATCTCCTCCAAGGCCATGGGAATCATGAACTCGTTCGTGAACGACATCTTCGAGCGTATCGCCGGAGAGTCCTCTCGCCTGGCCCACTACAACAAGCGTTCTACCATCACCTCCAGGGAGATCCAGACCGCCGTGCCTCTGCTACTCCCCGGTGAACTTGCCAAACACGCTGTGTCCGAGGGCACCAAGGCCGTAACCAAGTACACCAGCTCCAAGTAA
- the LOC121561401 gene encoding histone H1-like, with product MVLMSRLRPAPARHGRSRTSTRSSRAAKAPKKKAAKPKKAGPSVGELIVKAVTASKERTACPWPRSRRRWRQAATTWRRTTPASRSQSKALVTKGTLVQTKGTGASGSFKLNKKAVEAKRPAKKAAVPKVKKVAAKKPASKKKPKKAAKSPKKVKKPRKRLKKAAKSPKKATKAAKPKAAKPKAAKAKKAAPKKK from the exons ATGGTTCTCATGTCGCGTTTAAGGCCAGCCCCTGCTCG acatggcagaAGTCGCACCAGCACCCGCAGCAGCCGCGCGGCCAAGGCACCCAAGAAGAAGGCAGCCAAGCCCAAGAAAGCGGGACCCAGCGTAGGAGAGCTCATCGTCAAGGCTGTGACCGCTTCCAAGGAGAGGACGGCGTGTCCCTGGCCGCGCTCAAGAAGACGCTGGCGGCAGGCGGCTACGACGTGGAGAAGAACAACTCCCGCGTCAAGATCGCAGTCAAAAGCCCTCGTCACCAAGGGCACCCTGGTCCAGACCAAGGGCACCGGTGCATCCGGCTCCTTCAAGCTCAACAAGAAAGCTGTCGAGGCGAAGAGGCCCGCCAAGAAAGCCGCAGTCCCCAAAGTAAAGAAGGTGGCCGCCAAGAAGCCCGCCTCCAAGAAGAAGCCCAAGAAG GCCgccaagagccccaagaaggTGAAGAAGCCACGCAAGCGGCTCAAGAAGGCGGCAAAGAGCCCCAAGAAGGCTACAAAGGCAGCCAAGCCCAAAGCCGCCAAGCCCAAGGCAGCCAAGGCCAAGAAGGCAGCCCCCAAGAAGAAGTAA